A single genomic interval of Rhodopseudomonas palustris harbors:
- a CDS encoding RNA polymerase sigma factor produces MSAVIIKLDRAAPVQAGGLRPLSIEHDSDEVLMLAVAERRQQAFRVLMARHMPRAIRLAQRIVRDPAEADDIGQEAFLRVWNKASSFDPKIARFSTWLYRIVLNLSFDRTRKPRHAPIEDAAEVASADPAPVETLIAAQQQRLLEAALAELPERQRGAIALFHMEGLSGEEAARAMNLSPKAFESLLGRARLTLKKAVEKRRDDRRRA; encoded by the coding sequence GTGTCGGCTGTCATCATCAAGCTCGACCGCGCGGCGCCGGTTCAGGCCGGCGGGCTTCGACCGTTGAGCATCGAACACGATAGCGACGAGGTGCTGATGCTGGCGGTTGCAGAGCGCCGGCAGCAGGCCTTTCGCGTGCTGATGGCGCGGCACATGCCCCGCGCCATCCGGCTCGCGCAGCGCATCGTCCGCGATCCCGCCGAAGCCGATGATATCGGCCAGGAGGCGTTTCTGCGGGTGTGGAATAAGGCGTCGTCGTTCGATCCGAAGATCGCGCGGTTCTCGACCTGGCTGTACCGGATCGTGCTGAACCTCAGCTTCGATCGCACCCGCAAGCCGCGGCATGCGCCGATTGAGGACGCCGCCGAGGTGGCGTCGGCCGACCCGGCGCCGGTCGAAACGCTGATCGCCGCGCAGCAGCAGCGGCTGTTGGAGGCGGCACTTGCCGAACTGCCCGAGCGGCAGCGCGGTGCGATCGCGCTGTTTCATATGGAAGGGTTGTCCGGCGAAGAGGCCGCCCGCGCGATGAATCTCAGCCCGAAGGCATTCGAGTCGCTGCTCGGACGGGCGCGGCTGACGCTCAAGAAAGCAGTCGAGAAACGACGGGACGACAGGAGGCGGGCATGA
- a CDS encoding methyl-accepting chemotaxis protein has protein sequence MLSRLHLTIGRRIYLLIGLGFIGLLGLTLLDSRELATGLQQQKQIELRHLAELAVSFVKDEHDAAQRGEISTDEAQKRAQARIAKLRYGGNEYFFITDMQSKMLMHPIAKQLIGQDQSNAKDPNGKMLFAEMVNTVRRSGSGFVDYVWPKPGSDKPQPKLTFVTGFEPWGWVIGTGVYIDDLDAQTWSAMQRSLIAATLVLLITIAVSVFMARRITRPILAMTGAMKDLAGGRIDIEVPGIGRHDEIGEMAEAVEVFKLNAQERRRLEGERQEMEARAEAERRAHANQVAEAFERAIGEIVETVSAASDELEASATTLTRTAEQSQELATAVAAASEEASTNVQSVASATEEMSSSVNEISRQVQESARIAHEAVDQARQTNGRVEELAKAASRIGDVVELISNIAGQTNLLALNATIEAARAGEAGRGFAVVASEVKALAEQTAKATGEITLQINGIQAATDQSVAAIKEIGETIAKMSEISSTIASAVEEQGAATQEISRNVQQASLGTQQVSSNITDVQRGATETGAASAQVLAAAKSLSGDSNRLKVEVSNFLDSVRAA, from the coding sequence ATGCTGTCTCGACTGCACTTGACGATCGGCCGACGCATCTACTTGCTGATCGGCCTCGGTTTTATCGGCCTTCTCGGCCTCACATTGCTGGATTCCCGCGAGCTGGCGACCGGCCTGCAGCAACAGAAGCAGATCGAGCTCCGACATCTTGCCGAACTGGCGGTCAGCTTCGTCAAGGACGAACATGATGCCGCACAGCGCGGTGAGATCAGCACCGACGAGGCGCAGAAGCGCGCCCAGGCGCGGATCGCCAAGCTGCGCTATGGCGGCAACGAGTACTTCTTCATCACCGACATGCAGAGCAAAATGCTCATGCATCCGATCGCCAAGCAGTTGATCGGGCAGGATCAATCCAATGCCAAGGACCCGAACGGCAAGATGCTGTTCGCCGAGATGGTCAACACGGTTCGCCGCAGCGGCAGCGGCTTCGTCGACTACGTCTGGCCGAAGCCGGGCTCCGACAAGCCGCAGCCGAAGCTGACCTTCGTGACCGGCTTCGAACCGTGGGGCTGGGTGATCGGCACCGGCGTCTATATCGACGACCTCGACGCCCAAACCTGGAGCGCGATGCAGCGCTCGCTGATCGCGGCGACCTTGGTGCTGCTGATCACCATCGCGGTGTCGGTGTTCATGGCGCGGCGGATCACTCGGCCGATCCTGGCGATGACCGGCGCAATGAAGGATCTGGCCGGCGGCCGCATCGACATCGAAGTGCCGGGCATCGGAAGGCACGACGAGATCGGCGAGATGGCGGAGGCCGTCGAGGTGTTCAAGCTCAACGCGCAGGAGCGCCGCCGGCTTGAGGGCGAGCGGCAGGAGATGGAAGCGCGCGCCGAGGCCGAGCGCCGGGCGCATGCCAACCAGGTCGCCGAAGCGTTCGAACGCGCCATCGGCGAGATCGTCGAGACGGTGTCGGCGGCCTCGGACGAACTGGAAGCTTCGGCCACCACGCTGACCCGCACCGCCGAACAATCGCAGGAGCTGGCGACCGCCGTGGCCGCCGCCTCCGAGGAAGCCTCGACCAATGTGCAGTCGGTGGCGTCGGCGACCGAGGAAATGTCGTCGTCGGTCAACGAGATCAGCCGTCAGGTCCAGGAATCCGCCCGGATCGCCCACGAGGCGGTCGATCAGGCGCGGCAGACCAACGGCCGGGTCGAAGAACTCGCCAAGGCGGCCTCGCGGATCGGCGACGTGGTCGAACTGATCAGCAACATCGCCGGCCAGACCAACCTGCTGGCGCTCAACGCCACCATCGAGGCGGCGCGCGCGGGTGAAGCCGGCCGCGGCTTCGCGGTGGTTGCCAGCGAGGTCAAGGCGCTGGCCGAGCAGACCGCCAAGGCCACCGGCGAGATCACGCTGCAGATCAACGGCATCCAGGCAGCGACCGACCAGTCGGTGGCAGCCATCAAGGAGATCGGCGAGACCATCGCCAAGATGTCGGAAATCTCCTCGACGATCGCCTCGGCGGTCGAAGAACAGGGCGCAGCGACGCAGGAGATCTCCCGCAACGTCCAGCAGGCCTCGCTCGGGACTCAGCAGGTGTCGTCCAACATCACCGACGTGCAGCGCGGCGCCACCGAGACCGGCGCGGCTTCGGCCCAGGTGCTGGCGGCGGCGAAGTCGCTGTCCGGCGACTCAAACCGGCTCAAGGTCGAAGTCTCGAACTTCCTGGATTCGGTCCGCGCGGCCTAA
- a CDS encoding ATP-grasp domain-containing protein, whose translation MSTSPSQLVAADRIGFARLTKRAFDGENLYPLWQELMSKTDAGTATPGEQLDLALITQLFGHKQAGLSVQTETLKQQQLFRSPCASDNPRLRVLALAADIDMGGNTPIEFLLQDSGIELQTLYVIDGVPLPNPLPAHDVAIVIASDSDECMSALAAIEARVADWPAPLLNPPHLIRHLDRDKLYRLIGDIEGLEIPDTISVGRDTLVAAANGSAMLPEMTGGVDFPIIVRPRGSHAGFGLARITDSVALLDYLRDRQESDYFIARYVDYASDDGQFRKYRVVVVDGKPYACHMAIADRWDIWYLNAGMAEDEVKRLEEAAFFHTFDFGFALRHKTALDGMIERIGLDYFTIDCAQTPRGDLLVFEIDNTAVVHDMDSPELYPYKPPQMHKIFDAFASMLERRVASRLTSVA comes from the coding sequence ATGTCCACTAGCCCCTCCCAGCTTGTCGCCGCCGATCGGATCGGCTTCGCCCGCCTGACCAAGCGCGCCTTCGACGGCGAAAACCTCTACCCGCTGTGGCAGGAGCTGATGAGCAAGACCGACGCCGGCACCGCGACGCCCGGCGAGCAGCTCGATCTGGCGCTGATCACGCAATTGTTCGGCCACAAGCAGGCCGGCCTGTCGGTGCAGACCGAGACGCTGAAGCAGCAGCAGCTGTTCCGCTCGCCCTGCGCCAGCGACAATCCGCGGCTGCGGGTGCTGGCGCTGGCCGCCGACATCGACATGGGCGGCAACACCCCGATCGAATTCCTGCTGCAGGATTCAGGCATTGAACTGCAGACGCTGTATGTGATCGACGGCGTGCCGCTGCCCAACCCGCTGCCGGCGCACGACGTCGCGATCGTGATCGCCTCCGACTCCGACGAATGCATGAGCGCGCTCGCGGCGATCGAAGCGCGCGTCGCCGACTGGCCGGCGCCGCTGCTCAACCCGCCGCATCTGATCCGCCATCTCGACCGCGACAAGCTGTACCGGCTGATAGGCGATATCGAAGGGCTGGAGATCCCCGACACCATCTCGGTCGGACGCGACACGCTGGTCGCCGCCGCCAACGGCTCGGCGATGCTGCCGGAGATGACCGGCGGGGTCGATTTTCCGATCATCGTCCGGCCGCGGGGCTCGCATGCCGGCTTCGGCCTCGCCCGCATCACCGACAGCGTCGCGCTGCTCGACTATCTGCGCGACCGCCAGGAGAGCGATTACTTCATCGCCCGCTACGTCGACTACGCCAGCGACGACGGCCAGTTCCGCAAATATCGCGTCGTGGTGGTGGACGGCAAACCGTATGCCTGCCACATGGCGATCGCCGACCGCTGGGACATCTGGTACCTCAACGCCGGCATGGCCGAGGACGAGGTCAAGCGCCTCGAGGAAGCAGCGTTCTTCCATACCTTCGATTTCGGCTTCGCGCTGCGCCACAAGACTGCGCTCGACGGCATGATCGAGCGGATCGGGCTCGATTACTTCACCATCGACTGCGCCCAGACCCCGCGCGGCGATCTGCTGGTCTTCGAAATCGACAACACCGCGGTGGTCCATGACATGGACAGCCCGGAGCTCTATCCCTACAAGCCGCCGCAGATGCACAAGATCTTCGACGCCTTCGCGTCGATGCTGGAGCGCCGCGTGGCGTCGCGTCTGACGAGCGTGGCGTGA
- a CDS encoding pyridoxal phosphate-dependent decarboxylase family protein, translated as MSDADRAGANAGATSLDPDNWDALRADAHRMLDDMLDYIAGVRDRPVWQPIPPAVRAGFAEPLPRQGTPLSEVYRRFTDEIAPYATGNVHPGFMGWVHGGGTAVGMLAEMLAAGLNANCGGRDHIGIEVERQIVRWLRELFGFPQTASGVFVTGSSMANFMALLVARTAAVGPQVREGGLPGERLTAYASAAAHGCVVQAADLAGLGRGALRRIPFGKDHRIDIDALKRRIAQDRAAGCQPFLVTGSAGTVDVGAIDDLAALADLCRDEGLWFHVDGAYGSLGMLSDEIAPKLKGLSEADSIALDFHKWGQVNYDAGFLIVRDGEQHRDTFAAPAAYLRRETRGLAGGSPWPCDYGPDLSRGFRALKTWFTLKTFGADRMGAMIAQTCKVARHLEARVEREPQLEMLAPVTLNIVCFRYRAAPNVMDSLNAEIVADLHESGIAAPSSTTVDGALAIRAAIVNHRTTFADVDRMVDAVLKFGAQRAE; from the coding sequence GTGAGCGACGCGGACCGCGCCGGCGCGAATGCCGGCGCAACGAGCCTCGATCCTGACAATTGGGACGCGCTGCGCGCCGATGCGCATCGCATGCTCGACGACATGCTCGACTACATCGCGGGCGTGCGTGACCGTCCGGTGTGGCAACCGATCCCGCCCGCGGTGCGCGCCGGCTTCGCCGAGCCGCTGCCGCGCCAAGGCACGCCGCTGTCCGAAGTCTATCGCCGCTTCACCGACGAGATCGCGCCCTACGCCACCGGCAACGTCCACCCCGGCTTCATGGGCTGGGTGCATGGCGGTGGGACTGCGGTCGGGATGCTGGCCGAAATGCTGGCGGCCGGGCTCAACGCCAATTGCGGCGGCCGCGACCACATCGGCATCGAGGTCGAACGCCAGATCGTGCGCTGGCTGCGCGAATTGTTCGGCTTTCCGCAGACCGCCAGCGGCGTGTTCGTCACCGGCTCGTCGATGGCGAACTTCATGGCGCTGCTGGTCGCGCGCACCGCAGCCGTTGGCCCCCAAGTGCGCGAGGGCGGGCTGCCGGGCGAACGGCTCACCGCCTACGCCTCCGCAGCCGCCCACGGCTGCGTGGTGCAGGCGGCCGATCTGGCCGGACTCGGCCGCGGCGCGCTGCGGCGGATCCCATTCGGCAAGGATCATCGCATCGATATCGACGCGCTGAAGCGGCGGATCGCGCAGGATCGCGCTGCCGGCTGTCAGCCGTTCCTGGTGACCGGCTCGGCCGGCACCGTCGATGTCGGCGCGATCGACGATCTCGCAGCGCTTGCAGACCTATGTCGCGACGAAGGGCTGTGGTTTCACGTCGACGGCGCCTACGGTTCGCTCGGCATGCTGTCGGACGAAATCGCACCGAAGCTGAAGGGGCTGTCGGAAGCGGATTCGATCGCGCTCGATTTCCACAAATGGGGCCAGGTCAACTACGACGCCGGCTTCCTGATCGTGCGCGATGGCGAGCAGCATCGTGATACGTTCGCGGCTCCGGCCGCTTACTTGCGGCGCGAGACCCGCGGCCTCGCCGGTGGCTCGCCGTGGCCGTGCGACTACGGTCCCGACCTGTCGCGTGGCTTCCGCGCGTTGAAGACCTGGTTCACGCTGAAGACCTTCGGCGCCGACCGGATGGGCGCGATGATCGCCCAGACCTGCAAGGTGGCGCGCCATCTCGAAGCCCGCGTCGAACGCGAGCCGCAGCTCGAGATGCTGGCGCCGGTGACGCTGAACATCGTCTGCTTCCGCTATCGCGCCGCACCGAACGTGATGGACTCGCTCAACGCCGAGATCGTCGCCGACCTGCACGAATCCGGCATCGCCGCGCCATCCTCGACCACGGTCGACGGCGCATTGGCGATCCGAGCCGCGATCGTCAACCACCGCACGACGTTTGCGGATGTCGACCGGATGGTGGATGCGGTGCTGAAATTCGGAGCGCAGCGGGCCGAGTAG
- a CDS encoding TIGR00282 family metallophosphoesterase, with product MRILFIGDVVGKSGRTAIAEYLPGLIRDWQLDCTIINGENAAGGFGITEAIYNDFIDAGADAVTLGNHAWNQKEALVFIERAPRLVRPVNFPRHTPGRGAALVDTRSGARVLVINAMGRVFMEPLNDPFAAIARELEACPLRDAADAIVVDFHGEASSEKQGMGHFCDGRVSLVVGTHTHVPTADHQILPNGTGYMTDAGMTGDYDSVIGMHKDEPVHRFLTGIPQGRFEPANGDATLSGVAVETDNATGLAIKIAPVRIGGRLEPAKPAFWTAN from the coding sequence TTGCGCATTCTGTTCATCGGCGACGTGGTCGGAAAATCCGGCCGCACCGCAATCGCCGAGTATCTGCCGGGCCTGATCCGCGACTGGCAGCTCGATTGCACCATCATCAATGGCGAGAATGCCGCCGGCGGTTTTGGTATCACCGAAGCGATCTACAACGATTTCATTGACGCCGGCGCCGACGCGGTGACGCTCGGCAACCACGCCTGGAATCAGAAAGAGGCGCTGGTGTTCATCGAGCGCGCGCCGCGTCTGGTCCGCCCGGTCAACTTCCCGCGCCACACGCCGGGCCGTGGCGCCGCGCTGGTCGACACCCGCAGCGGCGCCCGGGTGCTGGTGATCAACGCCATGGGTCGCGTGTTCATGGAGCCGCTGAACGATCCGTTCGCCGCGATCGCGCGCGAGCTCGAAGCCTGTCCGCTGCGCGACGCCGCCGATGCCATCGTGGTCGATTTCCATGGCGAGGCGTCGAGCGAGAAGCAGGGCATGGGGCACTTCTGCGACGGCCGCGTCAGCCTCGTGGTCGGCACCCATACGCATGTCCCGACCGCCGATCATCAGATCCTGCCGAACGGCACCGGCTACATGACCGATGCCGGCATGACCGGCGATTATGATTCGGTGATCGGCATGCACAAGGACGAGCCGGTGCATCGCTTCCTCACCGGGATTCCGCAGGGCCGGTTCGAACCGGCCAACGGCGACGCCACCCTGAGCGGCGTCGCGGTCGAAACCGACAACGCCACCGGCCTCGCCATCAAGATCGCCCCGGTCCGCATCGGCGGAAGGCTGGAGCCCGCCAAGCCGGCGTTCTGGACGGCGAACTAA
- a CDS encoding 5-formyltetrahydrofolate cyclo-ligase — protein sequence MSDLSAAPSDAKTALRAAALARRSALSEDDRSAAVAAIAARGLPVPLPDGAIVAGYAPIRGELDPFPLMHMLAARGARLALPVVTRQGTPLVFRAWREGDALPRSALGIREPSPDAPEVTPDIVLVPLAAFDASGHRIGYGAGHYDCTLEYLRARGLVVAIGLAFAMQQIPAVPAAAHDVVLDYVLTEQGLLTFRSR from the coding sequence ATGTCCGATCTTTCCGCCGCTCCCAGCGATGCCAAGACTGCGCTGCGCGCTGCCGCTCTGGCGCGCCGGTCTGCGCTGAGCGAGGACGACCGCAGCGCCGCTGTGGCGGCGATCGCAGCGCGTGGGCTGCCGGTGCCGCTACCGGACGGAGCCATTGTCGCCGGCTATGCGCCGATCCGCGGCGAACTCGATCCGTTTCCGTTGATGCATATGCTGGCCGCCCGCGGCGCCCGGCTGGCGCTGCCGGTGGTGACCCGGCAAGGTACGCCGCTGGTGTTCCGCGCCTGGCGCGAGGGCGATGCGTTGCCGCGTAGCGCGCTCGGCATCCGTGAGCCGTCGCCGGATGCGCCGGAGGTGACGCCCGACATCGTACTGGTGCCGCTCGCCGCGTTCGACGCAAGCGGCCATCGCATCGGCTACGGCGCCGGCCACTACGACTGCACGCTGGAATATTTGCGCGCACGCGGCCTGGTGGTGGCGATCGGGCTTGCCTTCGCAATGCAGCAAATCCCCGCCGTTCCGGCCGCGGCCCACGACGTGGTGCTGGATTATGTGCTAACGGAGCAGGGCCTGCTCACTTTCCGGAGTCGATAG
- a CDS encoding cadmium ABC transporter ATPase — MTGEDLNWFQIAVRVLFLAAVLSSAAVISVRLLGRLGGIVRRGPRVVRLRKYRELVRRR, encoded by the coding sequence ATGACGGGCGAGGACCTGAATTGGTTCCAGATCGCAGTCCGCGTGCTGTTCCTGGCGGCGGTGCTTTCCTCCGCAGCAGTCATCAGCGTTCGGCTGCTCGGCCGGCTCGGCGGCATCGTCCGCCGCGGCCCGCGCGTGGTGCGTCTTCGCAAATATCGAGAGCTGGTACGCCGGCGATGA
- a CDS encoding rhodanese-like domain-containing protein: MTTLKQMMEAANAAVPRVSVDDARHLIEQGALVIDVRDAPEVGNTGKIAGAVNISRGMLEFRADSDSPLHDKHLAKDRPVIVYCASGGRSALAGKVLKDLGYEKVFNLGAFKDWAEAGGAVEQPIERGV, translated from the coding sequence ATGACCACGTTGAAGCAGATGATGGAAGCCGCCAACGCCGCCGTGCCGCGGGTGAGCGTCGACGACGCACGGCATCTGATCGAGCAGGGCGCGCTGGTGATTGACGTCCGCGATGCGCCGGAAGTCGGCAACACCGGCAAGATTGCCGGTGCCGTCAACATCTCGCGCGGCATGCTGGAATTCCGCGCCGATTCGGATTCGCCGTTGCACGACAAGCACCTCGCCAAGGATCGCCCGGTGATCGTGTACTGCGCCTCCGGCGGCCGCTCGGCGTTGGCCGGCAAGGTGCTGAAGGATCTCGGCTACGAAAAGGTTTTCAACCTCGGCGCCTTCAAAGACTGGGCCGAAGCCGGCGGTGCCGTCGAACAGCCGATCGAACGCGGCGTATAA
- a CDS encoding methyltransferase family protein yields MTGSEGARPNRLPWPPMLLAIAAVIAIGLGVVQPLSLPRSDIVVWTGYVVAALGFAIDGWAILTMRAARTNILPHRAADRLVTWGPFRFSRNPIYFANTLLLIGIGLAAGNGWFVPLALLMAVLVDRLAIRREERHLAIRFGNAWIDYAAATPRWLIR; encoded by the coding sequence ATGACTGGTTCCGAGGGCGCCCGCCCGAACAGACTGCCGTGGCCGCCGATGCTGCTGGCGATCGCGGCCGTGATCGCGATCGGGCTCGGCGTGGTGCAGCCGCTGTCTTTGCCGCGCAGCGATATCGTGGTGTGGACCGGCTATGTGGTCGCCGCGCTCGGCTTCGCGATCGACGGCTGGGCGATCCTGACGATGCGGGCCGCCCGCACCAACATCCTGCCGCACCGCGCCGCCGACCGGCTGGTGACCTGGGGCCCGTTCCGCTTCAGCCGCAACCCGATCTATTTCGCCAATACGTTGCTGCTGATCGGCATCGGGCTCGCCGCCGGCAATGGCTGGTTCGTGCCGCTGGCTTTGTTGATGGCGGTGCTGGTCGACCGGCTGGCAATTCGCCGCGAGGAGCGCCATCTCGCGATTCGGTTCGGCAATGCCTGGATCGACTATGCGGCGGCGACGCCGCGCTGGCTGATCCGCTGA
- a CDS encoding NAD(P)/FAD-dependent oxidoreductase — translation MNLRSYHVSKPNLISRRGMIRAAAAATAMFACPVIAKAKPRVIVVGGGAGGATAAKYLRHGNDAIDVTLIEANRRYVTPFTSNLYLGGLKPFETLSFGYEGVAAHGVGLVFDQVSAIDRDKKEVRTSGGARLGYDRLVLSPGIDFRWDAVPGYSEAASERMPHGYRGGAQFQLLKNQLDALGDGALIVIIAPPNPYRCPPAPYERASMMAHALKSRGVKNARIVILDAKDHFAMQTLFIDGWERHYSGMIEWQDPTIHGGIKAVDPKAMTVTTDFETHKAALVNVIPPQIAGKLGRDAGLADASGFCPVDAGTMASLIDPSIHVIGDSATGGEFPKSGFAANNEGKTAAMIIRADLIGDRRMPVRFTNHCWSDIAPDDAIKNGARYTPQDGKIVMSDPYTSQLDESPQLRAKQAREAAGWYIGMTTDIFG, via the coding sequence ATGAATTTGCGGAGCTACCACGTGTCCAAGCCGAACCTGATCAGCCGCCGCGGCATGATCCGCGCCGCCGCGGCGGCAACGGCGATGTTCGCCTGTCCGGTGATTGCCAAAGCCAAGCCGCGGGTGATCGTGGTCGGCGGCGGTGCCGGCGGTGCGACAGCCGCGAAATATCTGCGCCACGGCAACGATGCGATCGACGTCACGCTGATCGAGGCCAATCGTCGCTACGTCACGCCGTTCACCTCGAACCTGTATCTCGGCGGCCTGAAACCGTTCGAAACGCTGTCGTTCGGTTATGAAGGCGTCGCCGCGCACGGCGTCGGCCTGGTGTTCGATCAGGTCTCGGCGATCGATCGCGATAAGAAAGAAGTGCGGACCTCAGGCGGCGCGCGGCTCGGCTATGATCGGCTGGTGTTGTCACCGGGGATCGACTTCCGCTGGGACGCGGTCCCCGGCTATTCCGAAGCCGCGTCCGAGCGGATGCCGCATGGCTATCGCGGCGGCGCGCAGTTTCAACTGCTGAAGAACCAGCTCGATGCGCTTGGCGACGGCGCGCTGATCGTAATCATCGCGCCGCCCAATCCGTATCGCTGCCCGCCGGCGCCGTACGAGCGCGCTTCGATGATGGCGCACGCGCTGAAGAGCCGCGGCGTCAAGAATGCCCGCATCGTGATTCTCGACGCGAAGGATCACTTCGCGATGCAGACCTTGTTCATCGACGGCTGGGAACGGCATTACTCCGGCATGATCGAGTGGCAGGACCCGACCATCCACGGCGGCATCAAGGCGGTCGATCCGAAGGCGATGACCGTGACCACCGATTTCGAGACCCACAAGGCGGCACTGGTCAACGTCATCCCGCCGCAGATTGCCGGCAAGCTCGGCCGCGACGCCGGGCTTGCCGATGCCAGCGGTTTCTGTCCGGTGGATGCCGGCACCATGGCGTCGCTGATCGATCCGTCGATTCATGTGATCGGCGATTCTGCGACCGGCGGCGAGTTCCCGAAGTCCGGCTTTGCCGCCAACAACGAAGGCAAGACCGCCGCGATGATCATCCGCGCCGATCTGATCGGCGATCGCCGGATGCCAGTGCGCTTCACCAACCATTGCTGGAGCGACATTGCGCCCGACGACGCGATCAAGAACGGCGCGCGCTATACGCCGCAGGACGGCAAGATCGTGATGTCCGACCCTTATACCTCGCAGCTCGACGAGAGCCCGCAGCTCCGCGCCAAGCAGGCCCGCGAAGCGGCCGGCTGGTATATCGGAATGACCACCGATATATTCGGCTGA
- a CDS encoding NAD(P)/FAD-dependent oxidoreductase has protein sequence MRINRRQFSAGLLAAAGVVGMPGVLRAQAKPRVVVIGGGPGGATVAKYVARDSQGAVEVTMIEPLETFVTCFHSNLYLGDMRSFESICHGYKLGSYGVKHVRQFAAAIDRDKKEVKLADGSAVPYDRLVMAPGIDIKFDSVPGYSEAVAEIMPHGWKPGAQTKLVKKQLDALQDGATIVMVAPPNPYRCPPGPYERVSVMAKVLKAKGHNRSKIIVLDPKDKFSKMALFQEGWQKHYPGMVEWMDPKMHGGIKGVDPQAMTVTTDFETIKADMVNVIPAQMAGKIAREAGLVNETGYCPIDAANMKSAIDPNIYVLGDASIAGAMPKSAFSANSQAKVVANAVRGELTGSRTFPARYANTCWSVVAQDDTVKIGGRYEPKDGKIVEIEGFVSKTGEDAGIRLQTSEENMGWYAGITADIFS, from the coding sequence ATGAGGATCAATCGGCGGCAGTTTTCGGCTGGCTTATTGGCGGCGGCGGGCGTGGTCGGAATGCCCGGCGTGCTGCGGGCGCAGGCCAAGCCGCGCGTGGTGGTGATCGGCGGCGGACCGGGCGGTGCCACCGTGGCGAAATACGTCGCGCGGGATTCGCAAGGCGCGGTCGAGGTGACCATGATCGAGCCGCTGGAGACCTTCGTCACCTGCTTCCACTCCAACCTCTATCTCGGCGATATGCGCTCGTTCGAGTCGATCTGCCACGGCTACAAGCTTGGCAGCTACGGCGTGAAGCATGTTCGCCAGTTCGCCGCGGCGATCGATCGTGACAAGAAGGAGGTCAAGCTCGCCGACGGCTCCGCCGTGCCGTACGATCGGCTGGTGATGGCGCCGGGCATCGACATCAAGTTCGACTCGGTGCCCGGCTATTCGGAAGCTGTCGCTGAAATCATGCCGCACGGCTGGAAGCCCGGCGCACAGACCAAGCTCGTCAAGAAGCAACTCGACGCGCTGCAGGACGGCGCGACGATCGTGATGGTGGCGCCGCCGAATCCATATCGCTGTCCGCCGGGTCCGTATGAGCGCGTCTCAGTGATGGCCAAGGTGCTGAAGGCCAAGGGCCACAACAGGTCCAAGATCATCGTGCTCGATCCGAAGGACAAATTCTCCAAGATGGCACTGTTCCAGGAAGGCTGGCAGAAGCACTATCCGGGCATGGTCGAGTGGATGGACCCGAAGATGCACGGCGGCATCAAGGGCGTCGATCCGCAGGCGATGACCGTCACCACCGATTTCGAGACCATCAAGGCCGACATGGTCAACGTCATTCCAGCGCAGATGGCCGGGAAGATCGCGCGCGAAGCCGGGCTCGTCAACGAAACCGGCTATTGCCCGATCGATGCTGCCAACATGAAGTCGGCGATCGACCCCAACATCTATGTGCTCGGCGATGCGTCGATCGCAGGCGCGATGCCGAAATCGGCATTCTCGGCCAACAGCCAGGCCAAGGTGGTGGCCAATGCGGTGCGCGGCGAGCTGACAGGATCGCGAACCTTCCCGGCGCGTTATGCCAACACCTGCTGGTCGGTGGTGGCGCAGGACGATACGGTGAAGATCGGCGGTCGCTACGAGCCGAAGGACGGCAAGATCGTCGAGATCGAAGGGTTCGTCTCGAAAACCGGCGAGGATGCCGGCATTCGGCTGCAGACCTCGGAAGAGAACATGGGATGGTATGCCGGCATCACCGCCGACATCTTCTCCTGA
- a CDS encoding c-type cytochrome has product MAVLGRYFDRSDCARRPALQMRAALRAQLNAAAMLLVCVLAGPAQAGGDRELGEYLSSECVTCHQISGRFDGIPSIVGRDEPELVAALTEYRDKVRDNPVMRAIAAKFNDEEIAALASYFGSIEKQQIERTADRSGDIR; this is encoded by the coding sequence ATGGCCGTGCTCGGCCGATATTTTGATCGCTCGGATTGCGCCCGCCGGCCGGCGCTGCAGATGCGTGCTGCGTTGCGGGCGCAGCTCAACGCCGCGGCGATGCTGCTCGTCTGCGTGCTTGCGGGTCCGGCGCAGGCCGGCGGCGACCGCGAGCTCGGCGAGTATCTGTCGAGCGAATGCGTCACCTGCCATCAGATCAGCGGACGATTCGACGGCATCCCGTCGATCGTCGGTCGCGACGAGCCTGAGCTGGTCGCCGCGCTCACCGAGTATCGCGACAAGGTCCGCGACAATCCGGTGATGCGGGCGATCGCCGCCAAGTTCAACGACGAAGAGATCGCGGCGCTCGCGAGCTACTTCGGCAGCATCGAAAAGCAACAAATCGAGCGCACCGCAGACCGGAGTGGAGACATCCGGTAG